The nucleotide sequence TCTCATTCATGTAGGCAATGATGGTTCTAACTATAGTGGATTTATCGGAAGAATTAAAGCTTAAGGATTCGGTTTCCTGAACTTCCTCATCACAGTAGGTTTCCCTAAGTAAGAGTACCAGTAAATTCATTGAAAGAGACTTTAATATAATATCAAAACCGGGCTCATTCTTAGCCTGTTCGGTGATTATCTGATGAATACAGCCATCGAACTCCTTACGATACTTTTTTAGATGAACCACAGGGGAGGAATTCTCCTTCAACAGAAAGTTCTTGGGGAGCCCTTCTATACTAAGATTGTCAAAACCCATGTGCAACTCGCTGACCTGTTCGCCCGGAGTTAAAAATTCTTCATGGTATACTCCCGGGTTAAATATGATAAAATCTCCTTTTTTAAGCTTATATACGGAATTATTTATAGTATAGTTAGTGGTGCCGGAAAGCACGTAGCTTAACTCAGCATGCTTGTGGCAGTGATAGAAGGTTTTTATAGAATCTTTATTATTGCACTTTAATGCATACAGAACTTGTGGGTTAAATACCTCTGCATTGGTTCCTATGTTGCACAAAACAATCACCCCATTGTAGAAAAATTAATGCTTATTAAATCTATGATATCTATATAAGAATATACATCAATTAAGTAAAAATGTACATTTTTATTTCAAGGGATTTAATGGATAATTAAGCATGATAAAAAAATAAATTAGGGGGACATCTATGAAGAGTTTCAAGTGGATATGGGGACATGTCAAAATATATAAAGGTAAATTCATTCTTGCGATGTTCATGGTTTTATTGGGTTCAGCAATGAATATGGTAAATCCATATATCTCAGGAATTATTGTAGATAAGGTAATAAGTGGAGGCATGAAGGAGCTACTCCTGAAGCTTATTTTGATTATGATAGGGATTACCGTATTAAAAACAGTTAACCGTTATGTATTCCAGATGATTTTTGAACGTATTTCTCAAGATACCATTTTTAACATAAGGGAAGATATGTATAACAAACTTCAAAAACTGGATTTTGACTTCTTCAACAATACAAGAACCGGAGATATCATGGCAAAAATGACCGGGGATATAGACATGATAAGGCACTTTGTGGCCTGGGTAATTTACAACATCTTTGATAATGGAACACTGCTGCTTTTTGCTATTATCAGTATGGCCTCAATAAATTGGAAGTTCACACTGATTATGATATCCATAACGCCATTAATCGGGTATCTTGCAACCAAGATGGCCAACACTGTAAGACCTACTTTTTCTGCCATTAGAGATCAGTTTTCAAAGCTAAATTCCGTGGTTCAGGAAAATATAAGCGGAAACAGAGTGGTAAAGGCCTTTGCCAAGGAAGAGTATGAAATTCAGAAGTTCACAAAGCAAAATGTTGCCTACAGGGAAAGAAACCTGGAATCCTCCAGGGTGTGGGAAAAGTATCTTCCCGTATTGGATTCCCTGGCAGGCCTGTTCTCAGTAATTACAATTCTGGTTGGTGGCTTTATGGTTATCAACGGCTCCTTAACCATGGGAGAGCTGGTTATGTTCAACGGTCTTATATGGGCGCTAAACAACCCCATGCGTATGGCCGGCTGGCTAATCAACGATGTTCAGAGATTTATTGCCTCTGCGGAAAAAGTTAGGGAGTTTTTGGATGTAGATCCTAAGATAAAGAACCAAAAAACAAATATCCATAGGGACAGAATAAGCGGCTATGTTGAGTTCTGCAATGTGAGCTTTAACTATGGAGATGAAGAAGTTCTTAAGGATATAAGCTTTAAGGCTAAGCCCGGGCAGACTGTAGCTATACTTGGTCCTACAGGGTCAGGGAAGTCAACTTTGGTAAACCTGATTTGCAGATTCTACGAGGCAACTTCTGGTGAAGTAAAAATTGATGGACTTAATATAAAGGAATGGGATATTAAAAAACTCAGAGAGAATATCGCAGTGGCTATGCAGGATATCTTCCTCTTCTCTGATACCATAGAAGGAAACATAGCCTATGGAGTTCCCAATGCTGATATGGAAAAGATCAGGCATGTGGCCTCCATAGCGGGAGCTGACGACTTTATTGTAAATCTTCCGGAAGGCTATGATACTATTGTGGGCGAACGAGGCGTAGGCTTGTCCGGTGGACAGAAGCAGAGAATTGCCCTGGCCAGAGCCCTGCTGAAGAATCCATCAATATTGATTCTTGACGACACTACCTCCGCGGTAGACATGGAAACGGAACATCAGATACAAAAGGCTCTGAAGACAGTCTTCACAAACAGAACTAACTTTATCATTGCTCATAGAATAACCTCTGTTAAAAATGCGGACTTAATATTGGTTATAGAAAACGGAAGGATAGTAGAGCAGGGAAAACATGAAGAGTTAGTGGCTAAGAAGGGCTATTATCACAGCGTATTTGTAAATCAATTCGGAGACTTCGACAATGT is from Clostridium thermarum and encodes:
- a CDS encoding ABC transporter ATP-binding protein, with the protein product MKSFKWIWGHVKIYKGKFILAMFMVLLGSAMNMVNPYISGIIVDKVISGGMKELLLKLILIMIGITVLKTVNRYVFQMIFERISQDTIFNIREDMYNKLQKLDFDFFNNTRTGDIMAKMTGDIDMIRHFVAWVIYNIFDNGTLLLFAIISMASINWKFTLIMISITPLIGYLATKMANTVRPTFSAIRDQFSKLNSVVQENISGNRVVKAFAKEEYEIQKFTKQNVAYRERNLESSRVWEKYLPVLDSLAGLFSVITILVGGFMVINGSLTMGELVMFNGLIWALNNPMRMAGWLINDVQRFIASAEKVREFLDVDPKIKNQKTNIHRDRISGYVEFCNVSFNYGDEEVLKDISFKAKPGQTVAILGPTGSGKSTLVNLICRFYEATSGEVKIDGLNIKEWDIKKLRENIAVAMQDIFLFSDTIEGNIAYGVPNADMEKIRHVASIAGADDFIVNLPEGYDTIVGERGVGLSGGQKQRIALARALLKNPSILILDDTTSAVDMETEHQIQKALKTVFTNRTNFIIAHRITSVKNADLILVIENGRIVEQGKHEELVAKKGYYHSVFVNQFGDFDNVKVKEVI
- a CDS encoding AraC family transcriptional regulator, with the translated sequence MIVLCNIGTNAEVFNPQVLYALKCNNKDSIKTFYHCHKHAELSYVLSGTTNYTINNSVYKLKKGDFIIFNPGVYHEEFLTPGEQVSELHMGFDNLSIEGLPKNFLLKENSSPVVHLKKYRKEFDGCIHQIITEQAKNEPGFDIILKSLSMNLLVLLLRETYCDEEVQETESLSFNSSDKSTIVRTIIAYMNEKYTEEISLDKMAKTTYLSPVYISKIFKEETGYSPINYLINIRLQKAKQLLESGNSSVKAAAESVGYNDAYYFSKLFKKYYGYPPSKISAR